A region from the uncultured Sunxiuqinia sp. genome encodes:
- a CDS encoding IS3 family transposase: protein MKASSKTKQTGIASMSEVCALFHLKRDAFYKYIKRWERCKSLESQVIQLVKEERKEQPRVGVRKLHETLQPSFEAKQIKLGRDSLFNILRANNMLVKRKRAYAKTTNSYHHFHKYNNLIKELEITKPNQVWVSDITYIRTVKGFCYLALITDLYSRKIIGHDISDSLELSGCLRALKKALWHTRPAAGLIHHSDRGVQYCSHMYVNELKRKGINISMTEENHCYENAVAERVNGILKDEFYLDQCFFSTSHAKRATKNAIKLYNNKRLHLSLGYKTPNAVFKNVA, encoded by the coding sequence ATGAAAGCTTCCTCAAAAACAAAACAAACGGGTATAGCAAGCATGTCGGAGGTATGTGCCCTATTCCACCTAAAACGCGATGCATTCTATAAATACATTAAGCGTTGGGAACGTTGCAAGTCGCTTGAATCGCAAGTAATACAGCTTGTAAAGGAAGAACGCAAAGAGCAACCCAGAGTGGGCGTACGTAAGCTACACGAAACACTACAACCCTCTTTTGAGGCCAAACAGATTAAACTTGGCAGGGACTCTCTGTTTAATATACTCAGAGCGAATAATATGCTGGTGAAACGGAAAAGGGCGTATGCTAAAACAACCAATTCATATCACCATTTCCATAAATACAACAATCTTATCAAGGAGTTGGAAATCACAAAACCAAACCAAGTATGGGTTTCTGATATTACATACATCAGAACCGTAAAAGGCTTTTGTTATTTAGCGCTGATTACAGACTTGTATTCACGGAAAATAATCGGACACGACATCAGCGATAGCCTGGAGCTGTCGGGATGCCTACGGGCCCTCAAAAAGGCCCTGTGGCATACAAGACCAGCGGCCGGACTTATACATCACTCCGACAGAGGGGTGCAGTATTGCAGCCATATGTATGTAAATGAGTTAAAAAGAAAAGGAATAAACATAAGTATGACAGAAGAAAATCATTGTTATGAAAACGCAGTTGCTGAAAGAGTTAACGGTATTTTAAAAGATGAGTTCTATCTCGACCAGTGCTTCTTTTCAACCAGCCATGCAAAACGTGCTACAAAAAATGCTATTAAACTATATAATAATAAAAGGCTTCATTTATCTTTAGGGTATAAAACACCAAACGCAGTGTTTAAAAATGTAGCTTAA
- a CDS encoding transposase, with the protein MYKNDGVTRRYSESFKLKILAELSTGKYSKRQLSRIYGIQSSTINEWIRKYDRKDLMNTRIMVQTKDEISRLKELQKEIEQLKKLLIKKDLDKLVQDSYLEVAAENLGYKSVEELKKNLNIKP; encoded by the coding sequence ATGTATAAAAATGATGGAGTAACACGGCGTTACAGCGAGAGTTTTAAACTCAAAATTTTAGCCGAACTTAGCACGGGTAAATACTCAAAAAGACAATTATCCCGGATTTACGGGATACAGTCAAGTACAATCAATGAATGGATACGAAAGTATGACCGCAAAGATTTAATGAATACGCGTATTATGGTACAAACAAAAGATGAAATCAGCCGCTTAAAAGAACTTCAAAAAGAAATCGAGCAGCTAAAAAAACTCTTGATTAAAAAGGATTTAGACAAGCTCGTACAAGATTCTTATTTGGAAGTGGCTGCCGAAAACTTAGGCTACAAAAGTGTTGAGGAACTAAAAAAAAACTTAAACATCAAGCCCTGA
- a CDS encoding CorA family divalent cation transporter yields the protein MIEILLKNKECLTFQAASDISSSKLDFHLMQFHDSTDAELDWLSESYGLDFTIMKNYEDIEISSHFLETTNQASFHFSIPYLDREKIMVEEPVFIIVTKDGVFLFSSCKLDTVFNEAYSNKIRSIHESSDSEHIFKFQFEFISDYFADITEHQSKKIKTLASRILIEKEFSKEELDVITTYNFNNLLIKEALLETSRIFTLYMKSNWEQTTGIKERVSVELNDLSAVSDYVHFNFERLDDLKENVSNKIDLEQNHIFKMLTVVTVCISLPTFIAGVYGMNFETMPELELAYGYPIALVAMILSALLPFIYFKKKKWLKQ from the coding sequence ATGATAGAAATATTATTAAAAAATAAGGAATGTTTGACTTTTCAAGCCGCTAGCGACATTTCGTCTTCCAAGCTCGACTTTCATTTAATGCAGTTTCATGATTCCACGGATGCTGAATTGGATTGGTTGTCGGAGAGTTATGGGCTCGACTTCACAATCATGAAAAATTATGAAGACATTGAAATTAGCTCTCACTTTTTGGAAACTACCAACCAAGCTTCATTCCATTTTTCCATACCCTATCTGGATCGTGAAAAGATAATGGTTGAAGAGCCTGTTTTTATCATTGTCACAAAGGATGGCGTTTTCCTGTTTTCAAGTTGCAAGCTGGATACGGTTTTTAACGAAGCTTATTCCAACAAGATCAGATCTATCCATGAATCATCGGATAGTGAACATATCTTTAAATTCCAGTTTGAGTTCATTTCAGACTATTTTGCAGATATTACTGAACATCAATCGAAAAAAATTAAAACGCTTGCAAGCAGAATTTTAATCGAAAAAGAGTTTTCGAAGGAAGAGCTGGATGTCATTACAACCTACAATTTCAATAACCTCTTAATTAAAGAAGCACTGTTGGAAACCTCCAGGATTTTCACATTGTATATGAAGAGTAATTGGGAACAAACAACCGGAATAAAAGAGCGTGTTTCTGTTGAATTAAACGACTTGTCGGCTGTTTCCGACTATGTCCATTTTAATTTCGAGCGCCTGGACGATTTAAAAGAAAACGTATCGAATAAGATTGATTTAGAGCAAAACCATATTTTTAAAATGCTCACAGTGGTTACCGTGTGTATTTCTCTACCAACCTTTATAGCAGGTGTCTACGGAATGAACTTTGAAACGATGCCTGAACTTGAATTGGCTTATGGCTATCCAATCGCTTTGGTGGCTATGATCCTATCGGCCCTGTTGCCTTTTATCTACTTCAAAAAGAAAAAATGGTTGAAGCAGTAG
- the tal gene encoding transaldolase — MEKFDKLLEYGQSYWLDNLSREIITNGELENRIKNEGLRGITSNPSIFNKAISSGHLYDDQIKDLAGKGKKPEEIYEALAIQDIQKACDLLRPVFDASNGEDGFVSLEVSPYLAKETEKTKAEARRLYKSVDRPNCMIKIPGTPEGIPAIEEMLYEGININVTLLFSIESYETVSEAYLKALERLAEEGKPIDKIASVASFFLSRIDVLTDKILLDDIIPKSHGDKKILAENLLGETAISSAKIAYQSFLNTFSGDRWEKLASKGACVQRPLWASTSNKTEGYSDTRYVEPLVGPFTVNTMPAETIEAFKYDGKVLPNTVTEDVKKALSVFSDLEKIELNLNEITNQLVKEGIEKFIDPFDSLLKSIEEEAN; from the coding sequence ATGGAAAAATTTGATAAACTATTGGAATATGGACAAAGCTACTGGCTTGACAACTTATCGAGGGAAATAATTACAAACGGAGAACTGGAAAACAGAATCAAAAATGAAGGTTTGAGAGGAATTACTTCGAATCCGAGTATTTTTAATAAAGCGATTTCCAGTGGTCATTTGTATGACGACCAGATAAAAGACTTGGCTGGAAAAGGAAAAAAACCGGAAGAAATTTACGAAGCACTGGCCATCCAGGATATTCAGAAAGCCTGTGATCTGTTGCGCCCCGTGTTCGATGCATCAAACGGCGAAGATGGTTTCGTGAGTTTAGAAGTTTCGCCTTATTTGGCAAAGGAAACCGAAAAAACCAAGGCCGAAGCCCGACGACTGTATAAATCGGTTGACCGGCCAAACTGTATGATTAAGATACCCGGAACGCCGGAAGGAATTCCGGCTATTGAAGAAATGTTGTACGAAGGGATTAACATCAATGTTACGCTGCTTTTTTCCATTGAAAGCTATGAAACCGTTTCCGAAGCTTATTTAAAAGCTCTGGAACGTCTGGCCGAAGAAGGCAAACCCATTGATAAAATAGCATCGGTAGCCAGTTTCTTCCTAAGCCGGATTGATGTGCTCACCGATAAAATACTGTTGGATGATATTATTCCCAAGTCACACGGTGACAAAAAAATATTAGCAGAAAATCTGCTGGGTGAAACGGCTATTTCAAGCGCCAAAATTGCATACCAAAGTTTTTTGAATACATTCAGTGGCGACCGCTGGGAGAAACTGGCCTCAAAAGGCGCTTGTGTGCAGCGTCCGCTTTGGGCAAGTACCAGCAATAAAACGGAGGGATACAGTGACACCCGATATGTAGAGCCACTTGTAGGTCCGTTCACTGTAAATACAATGCCCGCCGAAACCATCGAAGCATTTAAGTATGATGGTAAAGTTCTACCCAATACTGTCACCGAGGATGTTAAAAAGGCCTTAAGCGTTTTTAGTGATCTTGAAAAAATTGAACTCAATTTAAATGAAATCACAAATCAACTGGTGAAAGAAGGTATCGAAAAATTCATTGACCCGTTTGATAGCTTACTCAAAAGCATTGAAGAAGAAGCAAATTAA
- the tkt gene encoding transketolase: MKKENIETRSINTIRTLAMDAVQKAGSGHPGTAMSLAPAAYVLWNNIMKYNPKNPNWFNRDRFVLSSGHASIIQYAMLHLTGYPLTLNDLKDLRQWGSKTPGHPEYGLTEGIETTTGPLGQGFMTALGMAMAEAHLASRFNKPDSPIVDHYVCGFCSDGDLMEGASSEAASLAGHFGLGKLIFLYDDNHISIDGDTEVTYSDDVKKRFEGYHWHVQDLGESANDTEKITKAYEAAQQEKDKPSLIILRTHIAYGAPNAQDTAAAHGSALGEDEVKATKKAYGWPEDKSFYVPEEVETHMQKAIDRGEELEKKWQAMYDQYQQKHPDLHALLEQGKALELDKDWDKDIPEFKPDDGPVATRKASAKIINSFAKKVPYLLGGSADLAASTKTLMEESGYFGKGNYQNRNIAWGVREHGMAAATSGMTLHGGLRAFASTFFIFSDYARPAIRLAALMELPTFYVLTHDSIGLGGDGPTHQPVEHLASFRAMPNIFVFRPADANEVAYTWRAVLQRKEGPSMMVLTRQNVPIVDRSKYASAQGVMKGAYILSNEKGDTPDAVLMATGSEVSLALEVQEKMRDMNIDSRVVSMPCWELFKEQDEAYRNEVFPPNVKARTAVEAGASLGWKEWVGDRGTVVSVERFGSSAPYQENFKHYGFTVDNVIDHVKRSIEQSKS; this comes from the coding sequence TGGAACAATATCATGAAGTACAATCCTAAAAACCCGAATTGGTTTAACCGTGATCGGTTTGTGTTATCGAGTGGTCACGCGTCCATTATTCAATATGCTATGTTGCATCTAACCGGCTATCCGTTAACGCTGAATGATCTGAAAGATCTCCGGCAGTGGGGCAGCAAAACCCCCGGTCACCCCGAATACGGATTAACCGAAGGCATTGAAACAACAACAGGACCACTGGGACAGGGATTTATGACTGCTTTGGGAATGGCCATGGCAGAAGCACACCTTGCTTCACGATTTAATAAACCCGACTCCCCGATCGTTGATCATTACGTATGTGGTTTTTGTAGCGACGGAGACCTGATGGAGGGAGCTTCAAGTGAAGCCGCTTCACTGGCCGGTCATTTTGGATTGGGAAAACTTATCTTCTTATACGACGACAACCACATCAGCATTGACGGGGACACCGAAGTAACCTACAGCGATGATGTGAAAAAACGATTCGAGGGATACCACTGGCACGTGCAGGATTTAGGTGAAAGTGCCAACGATACCGAAAAAATTACCAAGGCTTACGAGGCCGCTCAACAGGAAAAAGATAAACCCTCGCTGATAATCTTACGCACCCACATTGCTTATGGCGCACCCAACGCACAGGATACGGCAGCAGCACACGGTTCGGCGCTGGGTGAAGACGAAGTAAAAGCAACCAAAAAAGCCTATGGTTGGCCCGAGGACAAATCCTTTTATGTTCCGGAGGAAGTGGAAACGCACATGCAGAAAGCCATTGACAGAGGCGAGGAGCTTGAAAAAAAATGGCAGGCGATGTACGACCAGTACCAGCAAAAACACCCGGACTTACATGCCTTGCTGGAACAAGGGAAAGCGCTTGAACTCGATAAAGACTGGGATAAAGATATTCCAGAATTTAAGCCCGATGACGGCCCTGTGGCAACGCGTAAAGCATCGGCAAAAATCATTAATTCATTTGCTAAGAAGGTTCCTTACCTGTTGGGAGGAAGTGCTGACCTGGCAGCTTCAACAAAAACATTGATGGAAGAATCGGGGTATTTTGGCAAAGGAAACTACCAGAACCGAAATATCGCCTGGGGAGTCAGAGAACACGGAATGGCAGCGGCCACTTCAGGAATGACACTTCATGGAGGACTTCGGGCTTTTGCGTCTACATTCTTCATCTTTTCCGATTATGCCCGCCCGGCGATCCGGCTGGCAGCATTGATGGAACTGCCAACCTTTTATGTGCTCACCCACGATTCCATTGGTCTGGGAGGCGATGGCCCCACTCACCAACCCGTGGAGCACTTGGCTTCGTTTAGAGCCATGCCCAACATTTTTGTTTTTCGTCCGGCCGATGCCAACGAAGTAGCTTACACCTGGCGAGCCGTGTTACAGCGAAAAGAAGGTCCCTCGATGATGGTGCTAACACGGCAGAATGTTCCGATTGTGGACCGGAGCAAATATGCCTCGGCTCAAGGTGTAATGAAAGGTGCTTACATCCTTTCTAACGAAAAAGGCGATACGCCTGATGCCGTTCTTATGGCGACAGGTTCCGAAGTTTCTCTGGCACTGGAGGTGCAGGAAAAAATGCGCGATATGAATATTGACTCGCGGGTAGTGAGCATGCCTTGCTGGGAACTATTTAAGGAGCAGGACGAAGCCTACCGCAATGAAGTATTTCCGCCCAACGTGAAAGCGAGAACAGCAGTAGAAGCAGGAGCTTCACTCGGCTGGAAAGAATGGGTCGGGGACCGTGGCACCGTGGTATCGGTGGAACGTTTCGGTTCAAGTGCTCCTTATCAGGAGAACTTCAAACACTATGGCTTTACGGTTGACAATGTGATTGATCATGTAAAAAGATCAATAGAACAAAGTAAATCATAA